A part of Microbacterium terregens genomic DNA contains:
- a CDS encoding GNAT family N-acetyltransferase — translation MTLHPWSPGDLPILERSNTPEMTAYLNGPESGEEVRERHERYLRYRQTGEAHMFRIDVDGTPAGSIGWWQTRHKGVDAYETGWGVLPEWQGRGVAGRALRQLIRRVAAEGDRDLLVAYPGTDNAASNALCRRAGFEHTGSATAPWRGGHLAFHTWELDMSPLDLTDRTPDHQDDFDDGLDHTRWWPHYTPHWSSRAATAARWETGESGLTLRIDADTAPWSPRYDGEVRVSHLQTGQFSGPVGSTIGQHRFRDDLVVQQAQRQRRLWLAHFGVLEVRLQAIRHPDAMVAFWPIGFEERPDESGEICVCEIFGNELDDTGGWVGVGVKPQHDPRLTLDFEKVRVEGDLTRFHDYAVEWDADRLRFFIDGRWVKTVRQRIDYPVQFMLDVYELPGNSRRDAEAFPLRLRVRRVRSFPPR, via the coding sequence GTGACGCTTCACCCATGGAGTCCCGGCGACCTGCCGATCCTCGAGCGCAGCAACACCCCCGAGATGACGGCGTATCTGAACGGACCCGAATCGGGCGAGGAGGTGCGAGAGCGCCACGAGCGCTACCTCCGGTATCGGCAGACCGGCGAGGCCCATATGTTCCGCATCGACGTCGACGGCACCCCGGCGGGCAGCATCGGCTGGTGGCAGACGCGGCACAAGGGGGTGGACGCGTACGAGACCGGGTGGGGCGTGCTGCCGGAGTGGCAGGGAAGGGGTGTCGCCGGCCGCGCACTGCGACAGCTGATCCGGCGCGTCGCCGCCGAGGGCGACCGCGATCTGCTCGTCGCCTATCCCGGTACGGACAATGCGGCCTCGAACGCGCTCTGTCGTCGCGCGGGGTTCGAGCACACCGGATCGGCCACCGCCCCGTGGCGCGGCGGACATCTCGCGTTTCACACGTGGGAGCTGGACATGTCGCCCCTCGACCTGACCGACCGCACACCCGATCACCAGGACGACTTCGACGACGGACTCGACCACACCCGCTGGTGGCCGCACTACACGCCGCACTGGTCGTCGCGCGCGGCGACGGCGGCCCGGTGGGAGACGGGCGAGTCGGGGCTGACGCTGCGCATCGACGCCGACACCGCGCCGTGGTCGCCGCGCTACGACGGCGAGGTCCGCGTGTCGCACCTGCAGACCGGTCAGTTCTCCGGGCCGGTCGGCAGCACGATCGGCCAGCATCGGTTCCGTGACGACCTGGTCGTGCAGCAGGCGCAGCGCCAGCGGCGACTCTGGCTGGCGCACTTCGGCGTGCTGGAGGTGCGGCTTCAGGCGATCCGGCATCCCGATGCCATGGTCGCCTTCTGGCCGATCGGGTTCGAGGAGCGCCCCGACGAATCCGGGGAGATCTGCGTGTGCGAGATCTTCGGGAATGAGCTCGACGACACCGGCGGGTGGGTGGGCGTGGGCGTCAAGCCGCAGCACGACCCGCGACTGACGCTGGACTTCGAGAAGGTGCGCGTCGAGGGCGACCTGACCCGCTTCCACGACTACGCGGTCGAGTGGGATGCGGATCGCCTGCGGTTCTTCATCGACGGTCGATGGGTCAAGACCGTGCGGCAGCGCATCGATTATCCGGTGCAGTTCATGCTGGACGTCTACGAGCTGCCGGGGAATTCCCGACGGGATGCCGAGGCCTTCCCCCTCCGCCTCCGCGTGCGCCGCGTCCGCAGCTTTCCGCCCCGCTGA
- a CDS encoding acyl-CoA dehydrogenase, whose protein sequence is MADAAVRSKKPATNKRTPAGGAPTGPHTAAEASESRIDVAQVTDMLLGTWADTRREARRMIKDPAFWRVDGLSMAEHRERVLSQMHLLVESKAVHRAFPKEYGGAENNGANIAGFAELVAADPSLQIKSGVQWGLFGSAVLQLGTKEHHDKWLPGIMSLEIPGAFAMTETGHGSDVASIGTTATYDPAAEEFVIHTPFRGAWKDYLGNGALHGVAATVFAQLITAGVNHGVHCFYVPLRDENGDFLPGIGGEDDGLKGGLNGIDNGRLHFDQVRVPRTNLLNKYGDVAVDGTYTSHISSSGRRFFTMLGTLVQGRVSLDGSAAWASAIAMDIAITYANQRRQFDSGIGTDEVVLLDYGKHQRRLLPRLATTYASIFVHDEFLQKFDSVMSGATDTDADRQDLETLAAALKPLSTWHALDTLQEAREACGGAGYLSENRLVGLRADLDVYATFEGDNNVLLQLVGKRLLSDFGKQFKDKDAKALAAYAVGQTAGKLFHGAGMRQLGQAVSDFGSTARAIERGLRAEQQHELLADRVHQMVTDVATRLRPASALSPAAAAALFNANQSELIEAARAHAELLQWEAFTDAVTAVDDEGTKQVLVWLRDLFGLGLIEKHLAWYLIHGRLSSQRAGAVSAYIDRLCLRLRPHAQDLVDAFGYEPEHLRAPIASGAEQARQDEARAYYRELAASGEAPISEKAANKK, encoded by the coding sequence ATGGCCGACGCCGCCGTCCGTTCCAAAAAGCCCGCCACGAACAAGCGCACCCCCGCAGGCGGGGCCCCCACCGGCCCGCACACTGCGGCCGAAGCATCCGAATCCCGCATCGATGTCGCGCAGGTGACCGACATGCTCCTGGGCACGTGGGCCGACACCCGGCGCGAGGCGCGCCGGATGATCAAGGACCCCGCGTTCTGGCGTGTGGACGGACTCAGCATGGCCGAGCACCGCGAGCGGGTCCTGAGCCAGATGCACCTGCTCGTCGAGAGCAAGGCCGTGCACCGCGCGTTCCCGAAGGAGTACGGCGGCGCCGAGAACAACGGCGCGAACATCGCCGGCTTCGCCGAACTGGTCGCCGCCGACCCCAGCCTGCAGATCAAGTCGGGTGTGCAGTGGGGGCTGTTCGGCTCGGCCGTGCTCCAGCTGGGCACGAAGGAGCATCACGACAAATGGCTGCCGGGCATCATGAGCCTGGAGATCCCCGGTGCGTTCGCGATGACCGAGACCGGCCACGGATCGGATGTCGCGTCCATCGGCACCACGGCCACCTATGACCCCGCGGCCGAGGAGTTCGTGATCCACACCCCGTTCCGGGGCGCCTGGAAGGACTACCTCGGCAACGGGGCGCTGCACGGCGTGGCGGCCACCGTCTTCGCGCAGCTGATCACCGCCGGCGTCAATCACGGGGTGCACTGCTTCTACGTGCCGCTCCGCGACGAGAACGGCGACTTCCTGCCGGGGATCGGCGGCGAGGACGACGGGCTGAAGGGCGGTCTGAACGGGATCGACAACGGCCGCCTGCACTTCGACCAGGTTCGCGTGCCCCGCACCAATCTCCTGAACAAGTACGGCGATGTGGCGGTGGACGGCACGTACACGAGCCACATCTCCAGCTCCGGCCGCCGGTTCTTCACGATGCTCGGCACCCTCGTGCAGGGGCGCGTGTCGCTGGACGGGTCGGCGGCGTGGGCGTCGGCGATCGCCATGGACATCGCGATCACCTATGCGAACCAGCGGCGTCAGTTCGACTCCGGAATCGGTACCGACGAGGTCGTGCTGCTGGACTACGGCAAGCACCAGCGTCGCCTGCTGCCACGGCTGGCGACCACCTACGCGTCGATCTTCGTGCACGACGAGTTCCTGCAGAAGTTCGATTCGGTCATGAGCGGGGCCACCGACACGGATGCCGATCGCCAGGACCTCGAGACCCTGGCGGCGGCGCTCAAGCCGCTGTCGACCTGGCATGCGCTGGACACCCTGCAGGAGGCCCGTGAGGCCTGCGGCGGCGCCGGATACCTCTCCGAGAACCGTCTGGTGGGACTGCGCGCGGACCTCGACGTCTACGCGACGTTCGAGGGCGACAACAATGTGCTGCTGCAGCTCGTCGGCAAGCGGCTGCTCAGCGACTTCGGCAAGCAGTTCAAGGACAAGGACGCCAAGGCGCTCGCCGCTTACGCCGTGGGACAGACCGCGGGCAAGCTCTTCCACGGTGCCGGAATGCGCCAGCTCGGCCAGGCGGTGAGCGACTTCGGTTCGACCGCGCGCGCGATCGAGCGGGGATTGCGCGCCGAGCAGCAGCACGAGCTGCTCGCGGACCGTGTGCACCAGATGGTCACCGATGTCGCGACACGCCTGCGTCCGGCATCCGCCCTGTCCCCTGCCGCCGCGGCCGCGCTGTTCAACGCGAACCAGTCCGAGCTGATCGAGGCCGCGCGTGCGCACGCCGAGCTGCTGCAGTGGGAGGCGTTCACGGATGCTGTCACCGCCGTCGACGACGAGGGCACCAAGCAGGTCCTGGTCTGGCTGCGCGACCTGTTCGGTCTCGGCCTGATCGAGAAGCACCTGGCGTGGTATCTGATCCACGGGCGCCTCTCCTCACAGCGGGCCGGCGCCGTGTCGGCCTACATCGACCGCCTGTGCCTGCGGCTGCGCCCGCACGCGCAGGACCTCGTCGACGCGTTCGGCTACGAGCCCGAGCACCTGCGGGCCCCGATCGCATCGGGCGCGGAGCAGGCCCGTCAGGACGAGGCGCGCGCGTACTACCGGGAGCTGGCCGCATCCGGCGAGGCCCCGATCTCGGAGAAGGCCGCGAACAAGAAGTAG
- a CDS encoding NAD(P)-dependent alcohol dehydrogenase has protein sequence MTDPLRQGDIMRAVVTRRYGGPEVVEYADAPDPAPRSRELLIRVEAADLSTADAAFRAGTPFAARLFAGLRRPRMAILGADFAGTVVSVGDAVTRFAVGDAVWGATGAAMGAHAELVRIHEEGAVALRPPTLTATDAASLVDATAMSFLRDTARLRAGERILIHGASGAVGTAAVQLAVEMGAEVTAVCSGPRIALVRELGAVHAYDYRAVDVTTLPERYDVVFDVVGTVGYRRARGILTPTGRYLITVPTIGALAFHALTLGSRGRRSRIAFTGLRRPAVVRADLEATSALVSAGRIRAVVDGIYPYANGRAAHEHVARGKAGHVILTP, from the coding sequence ATGACGGATCCCTTACGCCAAGGAGACATCATGCGCGCTGTCGTCACCCGCCGATACGGCGGCCCAGAAGTGGTCGAGTACGCGGATGCGCCCGACCCCGCACCGAGGTCCCGCGAGCTGCTCATCCGGGTCGAAGCGGCCGATCTCTCGACCGCCGACGCGGCATTCCGGGCGGGTACGCCGTTCGCGGCACGTCTGTTCGCGGGCCTGCGCCGGCCCCGCATGGCGATCCTGGGTGCGGACTTCGCGGGCACCGTGGTCTCGGTCGGTGACGCGGTGACGCGCTTCGCGGTCGGCGACGCGGTGTGGGGGGCGACCGGGGCGGCGATGGGTGCGCACGCCGAGCTGGTGCGGATCCACGAGGAAGGTGCGGTCGCGCTGCGTCCGCCGACGTTGACGGCCACGGATGCCGCGTCCCTCGTCGACGCGACGGCGATGTCCTTCCTGCGCGACACCGCGCGGCTGCGCGCCGGCGAGCGGATTCTCATCCACGGCGCCTCCGGTGCTGTCGGCACGGCCGCCGTGCAACTCGCCGTCGAGATGGGTGCCGAGGTCACGGCGGTGTGCAGCGGGCCGCGGATCGCGCTCGTCCGCGAGCTCGGAGCGGTGCACGCCTACGACTACCGCGCCGTCGACGTCACGACACTGCCCGAACGCTACGACGTCGTCTTCGACGTCGTAGGCACGGTGGGCTACCGCCGAGCCCGCGGCATCCTCACCCCGACCGGCCGGTACCTGATCACGGTGCCGACGATCGGCGCCCTCGCATTCCACGCGCTCACGCTCGGCTCGCGCGGACGGCGCTCGCGGATCGCGTTCACCGGATTGCGCAGACCCGCGGTGGTCCGGGCAGACCTCGAGGCCACGAGCGCCCTGGTGTCGGCGGGGCGGATCCGTGCCGTGGTCGACGGGATCTACCCGTACGCGAACGGTCGCGCGGCTCACGAGCACGTGGCGCGCGGCAAGGCGGGGCACGTGATCCTGACGCCATGA
- a CDS encoding DNA-3-methyladenine glycosylase I produces the protein MSPGIPTPDIRIGDDGIPRCAWTGDDGEYRRYHDEEWGVPLHGDRPLFEKMSLEGFQAGLSWITILRKRPRFREVFAGFDPASVAAFGADDIERLMGDAGIIRNRSKIEATISNARLLVEMPGGELDGLLWSFAPASGRARPRSFAEVPAVTPESTAMSKSLRGRGFRFVGPTTMYALMQSAGMVDDHVEGCWRAA, from the coding sequence GTGAGCCCCGGCATCCCCACCCCTGACATCCGAATCGGCGACGACGGAATCCCGCGCTGCGCGTGGACCGGTGACGACGGAGAATACCGCCGGTACCACGACGAGGAGTGGGGCGTGCCCCTGCACGGCGACCGGCCGCTCTTCGAGAAGATGAGCCTCGAGGGCTTTCAGGCGGGGCTTTCGTGGATCACGATCCTGCGCAAACGACCCCGATTCCGCGAGGTGTTCGCCGGGTTCGACCCGGCGTCGGTCGCGGCATTCGGCGCCGACGACATCGAGCGGCTGATGGGGGACGCGGGCATCATCCGCAATCGTTCCAAGATCGAGGCGACGATCTCCAATGCCCGCCTTCTCGTCGAGATGCCGGGCGGCGAGCTCGATGGCCTCCTGTGGTCGTTCGCGCCCGCGTCGGGGCGCGCCCGGCCGCGGTCGTTCGCCGAGGTGCCGGCTGTGACACCGGAGTCCACGGCGATGAGCAAGTCCCTGCGCGGGCGCGGGTTCCGCTTCGTGGGCCCCACGACGATGTACGCGCTGATGCAGTCGGCCGGCATGGTCGATGACCACGTCGAGGGATGCTGGCGCGCGGCCTGA
- a CDS encoding LLM class flavin-dependent oxidoreductase — protein MDYAHALEFGAFITPSAAKPDVPVALARLAEAAGLDLVTFQDHPYQPAFLDTWTLMTFVAARTERIRIAPNVLNVPLRPPAVIARSAASLDLLSEGRFDLALGAGGFWDAIVAMGGTRLTPGQAVTALEEAIDVIRLLWDTSQKRGAFSDGRYHRVTGAKRGPRATHDIPIWIGAYKPRMLALTGRKGDGWLPSLGYMKPGDLARGNAAIDEAADSVGRDPREIRRLLNVGGGTPEPRAWADQLATLALEDGIGTFIATGDDPRVLQTFGEEVAPLVRELVARERGARGISEAPLRSAASLARRRPGIAYDDVPAGLRVVEPGDFDYPDVSSTYLRGGSPAIVVQPDSPEQVAAAIAFARRHPVAPLSIRSGGHGISGRSTNDGGIVIDLRRLNSIEVLDHERRLVRIGPGARWMEVAAVLGEHGWALSSGDYGGVGVGGLATAGGIGWLAREHGLTIDHVRGAQIVLADGSIVRTDAETRPELFWALRGAGANVGVVTSFDFEVDEVGEVGWAQLAFDASETAEFLRGWGAAMEAAPRDLTAFLILGGRRPGQPRIAQMLAMVDSADPDRIIARLQPFADLAPLVQQSVQLTTYAQVMANADLGPQHGAGEPLARSGLVDHITPAIAEAADRMLEAGDSYFFQIRSVGGAVADVPEDATAYAHRAANFSIVAFGADPERFAAAWAALAEHSRGLYLSFESSLRPERIEEAFPPATLARLRAIKAEVDPDSVFADNFSVTPESAVTG, from the coding sequence GTGGACTACGCGCACGCGCTCGAATTCGGAGCATTCATCACCCCATCGGCGGCAAAGCCCGACGTTCCCGTGGCGCTCGCCCGGCTCGCCGAGGCCGCGGGACTGGACCTGGTGACGTTCCAGGATCACCCGTACCAGCCGGCGTTCCTGGACACCTGGACGCTGATGACCTTCGTCGCGGCCCGGACCGAGCGCATCCGGATCGCGCCCAACGTCCTGAACGTCCCGCTGCGCCCGCCGGCCGTCATCGCACGCTCCGCCGCGAGCCTCGACCTGCTTTCGGAGGGCCGTTTCGATCTTGCGCTCGGCGCAGGCGGCTTCTGGGATGCCATCGTCGCGATGGGGGGCACTCGCCTGACCCCCGGACAGGCGGTGACCGCGCTCGAAGAGGCCATCGACGTCATCAGGTTGCTCTGGGACACCAGCCAGAAGCGCGGCGCCTTCTCCGACGGTCGGTATCACCGGGTGACCGGCGCCAAGCGCGGGCCGCGCGCGACCCACGACATCCCCATCTGGATCGGCGCCTACAAGCCGCGCATGCTCGCGCTGACCGGCCGGAAGGGCGACGGGTGGCTCCCGTCACTCGGGTACATGAAGCCGGGCGACCTCGCCCGCGGCAACGCCGCGATCGATGAGGCGGCGGACTCGGTCGGCCGCGACCCGCGTGAGATCCGCCGGCTCCTCAACGTCGGCGGCGGAACCCCCGAACCGCGCGCCTGGGCGGACCAGCTCGCGACCCTCGCCCTCGAGGACGGGATCGGCACGTTCATCGCGACCGGAGACGACCCGCGCGTCCTCCAGACCTTCGGCGAGGAGGTCGCGCCCCTGGTCCGCGAACTCGTGGCGCGCGAACGCGGCGCCCGCGGGATCAGCGAGGCTCCCCTGCGCAGCGCGGCTTCGCTCGCGCGACGCCGCCCGGGCATCGCCTACGACGACGTGCCCGCCGGGTTGCGGGTCGTCGAACCCGGTGACTTCGACTATCCCGACGTGAGCTCCACGTATCTGCGCGGCGGATCGCCTGCGATCGTGGTGCAGCCGGATTCGCCCGAGCAGGTTGCCGCGGCGATCGCTTTCGCCCGGCGGCATCCCGTCGCACCCCTCTCGATCCGCAGCGGTGGTCACGGAATCAGCGGTCGCAGCACGAACGACGGCGGCATCGTGATCGACCTGCGTCGACTGAACTCGATCGAGGTGCTCGACCACGAGCGGCGCCTGGTGCGGATCGGCCCCGGCGCGCGCTGGATGGAAGTGGCCGCCGTTCTGGGCGAGCACGGCTGGGCGCTCAGCTCCGGCGACTACGGCGGCGTGGGCGTGGGCGGCCTCGCCACCGCGGGCGGCATCGGATGGCTCGCGCGCGAGCACGGCCTCACCATCGATCACGTGCGCGGTGCCCAGATTGTGCTGGCCGACGGATCGATCGTGCGCACCGACGCCGAGACGCGCCCGGAGCTGTTCTGGGCCCTGCGCGGCGCGGGCGCGAATGTCGGCGTGGTGACGAGCTTCGACTTCGAGGTGGACGAGGTCGGCGAGGTCGGCTGGGCCCAGCTCGCGTTCGATGCCTCCGAAACCGCGGAGTTCCTCCGAGGCTGGGGTGCCGCGATGGAGGCGGCCCCGCGTGACCTGACGGCGTTCCTCATCCTGGGCGGGCGGCGCCCCGGTCAGCCGCGCATCGCGCAGATGCTCGCCATGGTCGACTCCGCCGACCCGGACCGGATCATCGCCCGTCTGCAGCCCTTCGCCGATCTCGCTCCTCTCGTGCAGCAGTCCGTCCAGCTGACCACGTACGCGCAGGTGATGGCCAACGCCGACCTCGGCCCGCAGCATGGGGCGGGTGAGCCGCTCGCGCGCTCCGGCCTCGTCGACCACATCACGCCCGCGATCGCGGAGGCGGCCGACCGGATGCTGGAGGCCGGGGACTCCTATTTCTTCCAGATCCGCTCCGTCGGCGGCGCGGTCGCCGACGTGCCCGAGGACGCCACCGCGTATGCGCACCGCGCCGCGAACTTCTCGATCGTCGCGTTCGGGGCGGATCCCGAACGCTTCGCGGCGGCGTGGGCGGCTCTTGCCGAGCACTCACGCGGCCTGTACCTGAGCTTCGAGAGCTCGCTGCGGCCCGAGCGGATCGAGGAGGCGTTCCCGCCCGCCACCCTCGCCCGGCTGCGTGCGATCAAGGCCGAGGTGGATCCGGACTCCGTCTTCGCCGACAACTTCTCGGTGACCCCGGAGTCCGCCGTCACCGGCTGA
- a CDS encoding excinuclease ABC subunit UvrA gives MTPASTPHIADSHEVIRVVGARENNLKNVDVEIPKRRLTVFTGVSGSGKSSLVFATIANESQRLINETYPTFVQQFMGQLNRPDVDALENVSPAIIVDQERMGSNSRSTVGTATDAHAMLRILFSRLGQPHVGSPQAFSFNIPSVSGAGAVTFEKGGKTVKERRSFEITGGMCPRCEGLGEASDIDLDELFDGSKSLAGGAINVPGYNVDGWMVRGFTESGFFDPDKPIKDYTEQERQDFLYKEPTKVKIQNINMTYEGLIPKITKSMLQKDRDSLQPHIRAFVDRAVKFTACPDCGGSRLNEGARSSKIRGVNIADAAAMQITDLADWLATIDDPEVAPLMVSLRGTIDSFVDIGLGYLSLDRASGTLSGGEAQRTKMIRHLGSALTDMSYVFDEPTAGLHPHDIQRMNALLKLLRDKGNTVLVVEHKPEVIEIADYVVDLGPGAGRAGGEVQYTGDVAGLRASGTITGRHLDDRARLKESTRTPKGVLEIRGATQHNLKRVDVDIPLGVLTVVTGVAGSGKSSLIHGNVPSFDDVIVLDQAPIKGNRRSSPATYTGILDTVRTAFAKANGVKPALFSANSEGACPACRGLGVIITTLGFTQTVETLCELCEGSGFSDEVLEYRLDGKNIAEVLAMSAAEAADFLTKGPAQTTLARLIDVGLGYITLGQALNTLSGGERQRLKLAISMAKKGAIYVLDEPTTGLHLADVDNMLAMLDRLVEAGNSIIVIEHHQAVMAHADWIIDLGPGAGHDGGAIVFEGTPAELVANADTLTAHHLKQYVGA, from the coding sequence ATGACTCCGGCATCCACGCCCCATATCGCCGATTCCCACGAGGTGATCCGCGTCGTGGGGGCCCGGGAGAACAACCTCAAGAATGTGGATGTCGAGATCCCGAAGCGACGCCTGACCGTCTTCACCGGGGTGAGCGGGTCCGGCAAGTCCTCGCTCGTGTTCGCCACGATCGCGAACGAGTCGCAGCGGCTCATCAACGAGACCTACCCCACGTTCGTCCAGCAGTTCATGGGGCAGCTCAATCGTCCCGACGTCGACGCCCTCGAGAACGTCAGCCCTGCGATCATCGTCGATCAGGAGCGGATGGGGTCCAACTCCCGCTCGACGGTCGGAACCGCGACCGATGCGCACGCGATGCTCCGCATCCTGTTCAGCCGCCTCGGCCAGCCCCACGTCGGATCGCCGCAGGCCTTCTCGTTCAACATCCCGTCGGTCTCCGGTGCGGGCGCCGTCACCTTCGAGAAGGGGGGCAAGACGGTCAAGGAGCGCCGGTCGTTCGAGATCACCGGCGGCATGTGCCCGCGGTGCGAGGGGCTCGGCGAGGCGAGCGACATCGACCTGGACGAACTGTTCGACGGCTCGAAATCGCTGGCCGGCGGCGCGATCAACGTCCCTGGATACAACGTCGACGGCTGGATGGTGCGCGGGTTCACCGAGTCCGGGTTCTTCGATCCCGACAAGCCGATCAAGGACTACACGGAGCAGGAGCGTCAGGACTTCCTCTACAAAGAACCCACGAAGGTCAAGATCCAGAACATCAACATGACCTACGAGGGCCTGATCCCCAAGATCACCAAGTCGATGCTGCAGAAGGATCGGGACTCGCTTCAGCCGCACATCCGCGCCTTCGTCGACCGGGCCGTCAAGTTCACCGCCTGCCCGGACTGCGGCGGCTCGCGTCTGAACGAGGGCGCGCGCTCGTCGAAGATCCGAGGTGTGAACATCGCGGATGCTGCGGCGATGCAGATCACGGACCTCGCCGACTGGCTCGCCACGATCGACGACCCCGAGGTCGCGCCGCTGATGGTGAGTCTCCGCGGCACGATCGACTCGTTCGTCGACATCGGCCTGGGGTACCTGTCGCTGGATCGGGCGTCCGGGACGCTGTCGGGCGGCGAAGCGCAGCGCACCAAGATGATCCGGCACCTGGGTTCGGCGCTGACCGACATGAGCTACGTCTTCGACGAGCCGACGGCGGGTCTGCATCCGCACGACATCCAGCGGATGAACGCCCTGCTGAAGCTGCTGCGCGACAAGGGCAACACCGTCCTGGTCGTCGAGCACAAGCCCGAGGTCATCGAGATCGCCGATTATGTCGTCGACCTGGGCCCGGGAGCAGGTCGAGCGGGCGGCGAGGTCCAGTACACGGGGGATGTCGCGGGCCTGCGTGCGTCGGGCACCATCACCGGGCGCCACCTCGACGACCGCGCGAGGCTCAAGGAGTCCACGCGCACGCCCAAGGGCGTCCTGGAGATCCGGGGCGCGACGCAGCACAACCTCAAGCGCGTGGACGTGGACATCCCGCTCGGTGTCCTCACTGTCGTGACGGGAGTCGCGGGCTCGGGCAAGTCCTCGCTCATCCACGGCAACGTCCCGTCGTTCGACGACGTCATCGTCCTCGATCAGGCGCCCATCAAGGGCAACCGCCGCAGCAGTCCGGCGACGTACACGGGCATCCTCGACACCGTCCGAACGGCATTCGCGAAGGCGAACGGCGTGAAGCCCGCCCTCTTCAGCGCCAACTCCGAGGGCGCGTGCCCCGCATGCCGCGGGCTCGGCGTGATCATCACGACGCTGGGCTTCACCCAGACGGTCGAAACCCTGTGCGAGCTGTGCGAGGGCTCCGGCTTCAGCGACGAGGTGCTCGAGTACCGGCTCGACGGCAAGAACATCGCGGAGGTGCTCGCGATGTCGGCGGCCGAAGCGGCCGACTTTCTGACGAAGGGGCCGGCACAGACGACGCTGGCCCGGCTGATCGATGTCGGGCTCGGCTACATCACCCTCGGGCAAGCCCTCAATACGCTTTCCGGTGGCGAACGGCAGCGGCTCAAGCTCGCGATCAGCATGGCCAAGAAGGGGGCGATCTACGTCCTCGACGAGCCCACGACCGGTCTGCATCTCGCCGACGTCGACAACATGCTCGCCATGCTCGACCGCCTGGTCGAGGCCGGCAACAGCATCATCGTGATCGAGCATCACCAGGCAGTGATGGCCCACGCCGACTGGATCATCGATCTCGGACCGGGCGCAGGCCACGATGGCGGTGCGATCGTCTTCGAAGGGACGCCGGCCGAGCTCGTCGCGAACGCCGACACGCTCACCGCGCATCACCTCAAGCAGTACGTCGGAGCCTGA